The genomic interval AAATTTTCAGAATGATTAAGTGCAAAGAAATTTGAGTTAGCTGAATCTATCACATGCTTAAAATGCCATCAGTTTGACCTGCTCCACAAGCAAACACGTCTTGCATCAATGTGGGTCTTGAATGCATAGAAAAACATTCTGCATACAGTAGGTACACTTCAAGTGGTAGCTAGATGATGACTCTTCTGTCCACACAACTGGTTATGCtaaacaggaagacaaacagattTTACCCATATGTAACACCAAAGACAAGTGGTGTTGGGAGTGACTTCTATCATCGAATGCAAGAAAAACATTACTATATCACCTTAAACATTGTCAGATCTGCAGGTTTTGTTCTTGAAATAAAAGGTTCTGAGCCATCGCTGACAAAGAACAGGACCTTCTGAAAGCAAAAGGTTTTCAGCTGTTCTTCTCAGTAGCACCTTTAACCTTTAAACTTCTAATTTAAACAATGTTTAAAGTTAGGCATGGTTCAAATTCTGCTTGAGATCTTAAAGCCAGGTCTCCTTTGAGGGCAAAATTGGGTAGTGTTTACTAAGTAAATACaggtaacattttttttcctcaactaTTTCAATAATCACACCCTTCCATTTCACACTGTCATCAGGTGGATTGTGTCCCTGTCAAAACTCACAGGTTGACATCGAACCCTAGTCTCTCAGAATATGATCTGATTTCCAAATAGGATCAATACAAATATGCTTAGTTAAACTTTGAATGAGGTCCTACTGGAACAGGTTGGGCATTTAACACATGactgatgtcttttttttaagTGAGTATTTAAGCATAAAATTCcatgtttttaaagttaaaaaataaactaaaatacatTTATGAGTGCActtgagcaggaaaaaaaattcaggaacCATACAGAGCTCAAAGGGACAAATCAGGCATAAAGTTTTCTATTCTGACATGCAACCCAGAGAAAGCAAATGTAATTACTTGGTTAGAGTAGACAGAGCCAGCATAGATAACAAACCTAGCAAGGGCACCTGACATTCTGATCAATGAagtgtctgcttttgttttacaGTTCACACATATCTTTTTTTTGCCTTAAAGAACTGGAGCTTCTCTGGCTAATGCTCAGAATGCTTTGAATTCCGTGTGCTATGGAGAATAAATGGTTAAACGGTACATACTGGAGTTGCGATGCTATAAAGCAgtgtttctcagccttcctaatgctgcaacccatTAAAAGagctcctcatattgtggtgactctgcagccacaaaattattttcatttctactccATAATTGCAATTCTGCTGCTATTATGAATCACAACAGCATAATCTATGTTTTTTCAATGGTCTTAGGAGACGCCGGTGAAAGACTCAAACTTTCCCAAGgggtcacaactcacaggttgagaaccagtgataTAAACCAAAGAACTAGCTTCTATCATGCCTCAGGAAGTAGCATGGTCCCCACCAACATTCTTTGACATCCAGTCTCCAGTACTGTGAGACAGTAAGTTTGCTGCTCCTGGGTTACTTCTGCATGTCAGCTCTAAGAATCTAACATATCTACACATAAGGGTTTTCTCAAGGGTGATCTTGGGGAGCAAATGGTCAGCTTAGTCTAATCAAATACAACGGCTCATAAATTTTTATGAGGAATCTGTTTGCCCAAATGCTTTTAAGTTATTCAAATCTAAGCCCTGCAAAGGGCTTCTGGGGAAAGAAAATGTTCTTGCTATGTGCTTCAcgcgtttttttttttgtttgtttgtttgtttttttttttttcagctaaagAATGGAACAGATCACCAGAAACCTGGAACTAGAAGAAACTAGAATATGAGCCTAAACAACCTtatgttttagaaaaagaaaaaaacaaaatggtcCCACGGTAAGTTTGAGGAGTAATCTCAGGCTTTTCCACCCAGCAGGAGAGAAACATGGAACGTGTGAGTCTCGGACATTCTCCTTTTCAAAAGCAGAGGAGGGCAGGATTAGGTTAAGTTCCAAGGTATTCATGGATGTATCATGCCCTGTTTGCACATTTTTGTATCTTTCTGCTTTCTTACAATTCTGTCTTAGAAGTCTTGTACAGGGCCAGCAACTGATGAGAGGGGAaaatgttgggggtggggaacccCTCATTTTCAGCACCTACTTCACACCATGTCCATCACCCACATATGGCCAGTAGAATCATCTGGGTCCTGACTGTATTTTCCAGGATATTAACCATTTACTTTTCCCCAACCAGATTGATTTCGTTTTCAAATGAATAGgctgcaattttaaaaaatgccacaGTGTTCACCTTTTCTCTCGTCCTTGGGTTGAAAGAGATAGGTGGGTTTCTGGAAAGCATCTTCCAGACTTTAGAATCGATGTGATACAGTCTTCCCTCTGCCCCAAAATTCCACCTTAGGGGACACTGGGCAAAACCATTAGGCTTACTAAAGATTACTCCAATTTCACCCCAAATCCAAAAACCAAAGCCTTAGGGTATTGTCCATAATTGCAGAGTATTGAATAGTCTACACTGTACTGAAGTGGGAAGCCCTGTCCAGTGTTtcgttgttgttgctattttgttttgggtttttttttttttacaagtttttaAATCATGATTGCACTCATTGGAATGGAATCTAGCTCTTACTACTATTGTTATATAACACGAACATGACTTaaggaaactcaaaaaaaaaaaaaaaaaaaaaaaggaacagctTTCTTGTGCAGTTATAGGCTTTCAATTACCAGGTACAGCTGACTTGGTTAtagttttaagttatttttctgAGCTTAAGAAAGTTTTTCTTAAGGTCTGCAGTTTATTAATAGCCCCTTTCATAAATGCAATGCAACTGTCTCTAACACCTCCAAGAACATTCAGAAACGCTCTCTGCTCCAGTTAAAAAATGCCATGGGAGTTCCAAGAATAGAAAGCATCCACGGGGTACTTAGCACTCAATTGACAGAACTTGGCTCAGGCCTGCATAACAAAAAGCAAGACTTCCAAACTGTGGTTTTTGCCTCAAGGCCTCTTGTACTTTTTACACTGTgttaaaaaagggaaagaaaaaaaaaaaaaaaaaaacccatgtacAAACCCGCTATTCTTTATGACTATTAAACTGGTTTCAGACAGAAAACCCACTGAGAGGTCAAAATCACCTTTTCAAATCTCATGCTCTGTTGTATCACAATAGGGAACACAGAGGGAAAGCAGTCTGTCTCCAGGTACTGATTCAGAAGGTAGACTCCAAGGTAAACAACTTCCTTGTCCGGCAGGAACACTCCCGGGcaagaaatcttaaaaagaaaaagaaggcaatcAGGGATTGTTTTTTGTGCAGCGGGGCTGTTTATCCTAACCTCCCACAGCTCTGTAGTGACACCCTCACTTTGTCCTTCACCTGCACTTCCCAGCTTCTCCATCCTCCCACCTCTCCTCGAGCTGGCTCATCCCGGTTCCCTCCCACGTCTCCGCCAGGTGTCACAATCGTGCTCTGCGACTTCTCGGCCCGCCCTCCCGGATGGCAGTGCGGAAGCGGAAGAGGCTGACGGGCCGGGAAGCCTGTCTCCGGTCTTGCCGGGTCCCCGGGACCGGCCGCCCGCCGTGATGCCGAGCCCCCGGAGGACCATCGAGGGACGGCCGCTGAGCTCCTCGGGCGGAAGCAGCGTCCCGGGCAGCCCGGCccacggcggcggcggcggcaggtTCGAGTTCCAATCGCTGCTGAACTGCCGCGCGGGCGCGGATCCCGCCAGCGCCCGCCTGCGCGCGTCCGACAGCCCGGTGCACCGGCGCGGCTCCTTCCCGCTGGCCCCCGGGGGATCTGCACAGGCAGCCCCGGCCCCGCCGCCGGAGGACGCCCGCATGAACTTGAACCCGTCCTTCCTGGGCATCGCCCTGCGCTCCCTGCTGGCCATCGACCTGTGGCTGTCCAAGAAGCTGGGGGTGTGTGCTGGGGAGAGCTCGACCTGGGGCAGCGTGCGGCCCCTGATGAAGCTGCTGGAGATCTCAGGGCACGGCATCCCCTGGTTGCTCGGCACCCTCTACTGCCTGCTTAGAAGCGACAGCTGGGCCGGACGCGAAGTACTGATGAACCTGCTCTTCGCCCTGCTGTTGGACCTGCTGCTGGTGGCTGTGATTAAAGGGCTGGTCCGCAGGCGCCGACCCGCGCACAATCAGATGGACATGTTTTTCACCCTCTCGGTGGACAAGTACTCCTTTCCCTCGGGCCATGCCACGAGGGCCGCCCTGGTGTCGCGGTTCATCCTGAACCACCTGGTACTGGCCATTCCACTCAGGGTGCTGGTGGTCCTGTGGGCCTTTGTCTTGGGTCTCTCCAGGGTCATGCTTGGGCGGCACAACGTCACCGATGTGGCTTTTGGCTTTTTTCTGGGCTACATGCAGTACAGCATTGTGGATTATTGCTGGCTGTCACCCCACAATGTTCCAGTTCTTTTTGTACTGTGGAATCAACAGTGACACCATCTCATTGATTGTTGGCACCACGAGGTCTGAAGGATTCCACATTCGAGGATTCTGACCTAAGCCAGAGCCATCCAGTTGCCCCTCAGACATTTTAGGCGGCCTTTGGGAAATCTGGGATCCCACTGTCTTGACAAGTTTCCTAGACCGGAGCACATGCTGGCTATTACTGAACACGGGCCATACTAGAGAAACAAAGTCTATTGTGTATGTATTCGACAGCTATTTATCACTAAGACAAACGCAAAGAAATCAAGCTGACTATGTGAATGCTATTTACTTAAAGTTGACAGAATAGTGTTAATGAGTAATtgcacccccccaaaaaaacagcCAATGTTATTTGTAAATTGAATTTTAAGAGCCATTATCTAGATAAACCATGTGCTATTCCCAGCCCTTTACCTGTGAtagatttttaaacaatattttaaaagtttaagacaTTTTTCCCCCCAGTTTACTCTCTGAACATCTGTTGCCATAATTGGAGCTTTTCCCTTCTGCTTCCTTAAGCTCTCCCACCTTCGTGGACTTGGTAGTAAGAGGTTCCAGGGAGtacttccctttcttctccctgtacCTCTCAAACGGTCTTTAGATATTCTCTTTCCACTACTCTTTAATATTATCTTTTAGCACTCATAGAACAAACCAAGATGTCAAAGACGACATACTCAAAAGGTGGGCTTGTCTAAGGCCCCCACAGAAATGTAAGTATGAGACTGCTGCTTCATTCCTAACCCCATTCACAAGTAGCCTATCAGGGGGCAAGAAGCTGAGCTGTTGGGGAGAAGTAGGCAGACCAGGAAGTAGGCCAGGGGCAGGAAGTGAAGCCGTGCTGTCTGTCATCTCTACTGAATAGAGCAAATGATCCTctattaagtaaaaaaaatagaagagtgaTGTGGTTCTTTCCAGTGCGCCTACATAGGGTTCCTGTGTGTACCACAAGGGTGACTGTATGCTCCTCTCCCTACCAATCCCACTGTGCTGTGTCCAGCATATTTTAGGTACAGGACTTAACTTGAAACTTTTCAGGAGAGCCTATTGCCCAAGGTGAGCGTTAGGTATAACTCTTAAATTTCTGTTTACATTGAAAGCTGTTCATTCACGGTGCCTCTCCCACTCCTAAGACCAAAGATGACCAGATAACATGGTAGACTCTGATTATTGTCTGACCTAGAAAGACCAAAGAGGTTATGTTCATTAAATCTGTAAGTGCTGCTGTGTCTGGAAAGAAAGCCTTTAAATCGCCGGTGGAACGGAGGATCTCAATGGCCAGTTGTTCTGGCGTTTATAAATAGAAAGGACTGTGGGCTATGGTCTGATGTTCAAGGACTGTGGGAAATGATAAGCCAGTTCTCAGTAGGAGGAAGTAGGACCTTTGTGAGTGGGTACCAGGGACACCAATAGGAACAGCTCCTTTGATAAACAAAACAGTTACCACATTCCCACGACAACCTAAACACAGACTACCTCTTCCCTTATCAGATCTGCTAAGCTGTGAGGTCTAAGAGGTCTGGGTGTGTTGTTTAAACTTTTGAAGATCACTTTTCATTATAACATTTAGCCAGGCATTTGAAAGTGACGTTTGTTCTTAGAGTGTCCCCAAGTCTGATAACTGAGGGCCCATCTTCTAGTTTCCACTTCTAGTTGCACTTCTGAAATTTCATGTTTTGTTTGCTGGGACCCCGGTTTGCtggctttaaaaatatagatCAGATCAATTTACCTGACTTCATGAATAATCCTAAATTCTCTAGAGTAAAAAACTGATTTCTTTGTTAATTACTTGTACAATGAAGGATgccttttcaaaataaattaactGGTAATGTTGAATGATATGAGGTGAAATCTTTAATTTTTGCTTTGCTGTAAGAGAGATCACTTGGCTTCTTGGGGGGTTCCTTCCTCATCCTGAACACTTAAAATTAATACAGCCTAACTGAGAACTGTCAGCAAAATGGAACCAAAACCAGGacccttttgttttcctttcatttctacaTGCTCAGTGAAACCTTAAGGGTTTACTGATTGCATAGCATCATCTAGTTCAAGTTCCATTCGGTAGGTATCATGTTAGCATCCACTTGTAACTATGGCCTAAGCTCCTCTTTAACCAGGAGGCCAAGTCCCATGCCAGTCTTGGAGGACAGGAGAGCAAAGCAAAAGGAACGGCTAAGTCCCAAATGGAAATAGCAAAGTCACTGTGCCCCTGCACCTCTTTTAAGGAGGAGTTAAATCCTCCTTATCACAAAGTGTTTATTGTTAGATCAATTACCCTGTTGAAATTAGCAGTCCAAAGCTAAAGGAAACAGCTTTGATTCATAGAGGTGGGACACTATCAAAAGTGgagctttaaaaattatatattctttgattacttttttaaaattttaaattttttcacaaAGTATCTTTAAAACGAAAATCCTGCTTGAACCTAAGTcggaattgttttttaaaaaaagccaaaaaccatGTTGGTTTTGGAAAGAAAGGTGAAAGATGAAACATACTGAACTAAAGGCTAAGAGGTCCAAGGGAAATAAATGTGTGAAATCTTAGGGTCAGAAGGACAGATCTGTCCCCAAAGCAGGTGTGTATGCAGTAAGCAAAGGAGAACTTAACGCGGGTTAACGCGGTTGGCTCGCAGGTGTCTTACCTCCCGGATTTGGagctccaccaccacctccatagGCATCCTTCCCTGGGCACCGCAAAGCTCCTTTTGTGCTGAGCCTTGAACCAATTATTTCTTAGTTTACATCAAGGCAAGTGTTTTCCAGAAGCTTCCCtgacccccaccccttcccctttGTTCCCCCATCAATGCTCCCGGCCCAGGTCCCTCCCACTGGGAAGGGTATCTCACAACAAGCTTTGGAGTGTAAGCTTTCAGAAGATGGAAGCGTCCGGTTGCCATGGACACTCAAACGCTCAACCTTCTCCTCTGGAACTCCTTGGAGGCTGAGACGCAGGCGCGGTTATGCTCTGCTGGGAGCCAGACCTCTTCTCAGCCTCTCTGGTGGTGGCCTGGCCCAGCGACTGTCTAAGCGCCTGGGAATGTGTCCGCAGATGCCAAGAGTTTTGTCCTGTCTCTTTCTGGACACTTTCTGGCCCCAGTTATTATGTTCAAATGTTTAACAATTTCCATCCCCCAAGGTGAAATGAGATCATAGTGTCGTTGTGTAATCAGTTTTAGTGGCTCCCGGGGCCCCACCCAGACAGTGGGATTCCTGTTTAGCATAATCATAATTGTTTGTCCCCTAGGGGACTCCCTTGCCTATTAAATGCCTTGTCTTCTTCTTTGCCCCAGGAAACATGTTCACCATCAATAAATTGAGTAGTGTACTAACTATAAATAGGTCATTTCTAAAGAGATTTAAGTTAGGAATCTCAGGTCTAGAAAAAAGTGTCCGTTCCACTTCCCTGCATTGTTCAGCTTTCCTAGTAAGTTAAAGCAAGCGTTGAATTGCACCATCTCTAGGGGGTAGTTACTGTATTTGCCAAAACAGCAGTCACACTGTAAATCAGGCAGAGTAAGACTTCTTAACTAGCAAGAGAAATGACATTTTCCCATTATATGTTATAAAACAACAACGAAaagaaccaaaaacaaacaaacaaacaacaaaaacagcagacaGGAGGATAATGTGGGTGTTtttagccaataaaaaatttcctttaaaaaaaagcaagctaggcaggtggtgcacacctttaatcccagcacttgggaggcagaggcaggtggatttctgagttcgaggccagcctggtctacagagttagttccaggatagccaggactacacagagaaaccctgtttcaaaaaaaacaaaacaaaaaaaaacaaacaaaaaaaaaagcaaaaaaccaaacaaaaagaaattttctgaaaggtctatgtctcaaaaaaatgaaataagtaaatacataaatattctttaaaaatgtgagcTGGACCATGTGGTTCAGTTGATAGTGTTTGCCTAGGATTCATCAGAACTATATAAAATCTGTCTTTGATCCATGTCTGCACTCTTAGCACTAGGAAGATagaagcaacagagtcagaaattCATAATTAGCCCAGAATATTGTGGTGGTTGAAGGTAGggctggccttgttggaggaaatgtgtgtctgtgggagTGGACAATGAGatcctcctaatagtgctagccactgggccaagcatattcaaaccaccacaaatatcTAATGAGTTGGAGGGGCAGCCTGGACTCCATGAGACCCTGAcccaaaatagaattttaaaaattatcttgtgATTTATTATTGATGCCTTCTTTACGTTGAGGATCTGTGTAGTTGAAATGGTACAGGGAGATGTCCCTAGGAAGATACTGCTGAAGACATTCCTTTCAGTAGCTACAGTTTATTTCTCTGTAAAGGAAAGCTTGGTGTGATGATGGACACAGCATTGCATCTATACCCAGTTCCTAGTGCTCTCTCAGTACCCAAAGACGTACACAGATAGGTTCCTGGCTGTCTAGATGCCCAGAGCACAGATTCGTCACGACAGTTGACTGGTACAAGCCCTGCAATGATCTTCACAAGGAGAGCACCAATGATAATACTAGTGTGTCCAAACAAATTGATAATTAAGTTTCTAGAGgtaaaagagaagggaagaatcaATTCTAACTGAAGACCTGCAAAGAGGTGGGTGTGTTGCATATGGTCGTTTCATTGCAGCCGTACTTCTCTGAGAATAGTGTTACCTGTGTTTTACAGCCTTTTCCCCAAGGCTACATAACTTATCACAATGGTCATGTCTGAGTCCAAGGGCCCTGTCACCCCACTGCCTCCACAACACAGAGATTATTGGTCCCTGGAAACTGTCCCATCTGTACACCCAGTTTTGGTCTTTCTACCTCTTGTTATGACTAGACTCTCCTAACTCTTGATATTACCAGACTCACCTCGATAAGGTAGCAGAGCCCTGAATCTTCTGAATTCCCTTGGACTACCTAGCCAttctttttgtctgtgttttctctcctttaCCTGGCCAAGTAGTATTTTTATAACCCTTTGTTTAACTCAATGTCTTTTATCAAGGTGATACTCAGTATACATACCGATTACCATATGTATACAAGTTTACATATGCCACCAGGTGTCTCTTTAGATCTTCCCAATCCTGATTAACATATTATCCAAGTTCACACAGGCTACCCAGGCCACAGAGAAAGTGGAAGTTGCTACATTCATAATGTCTCAAGTCCACCTTGCAGATCATTTAATCAATGATGCTGCCATCTTGGCTGGAGACCAAGCAAAGTCACTCAAGGATGGGAATGCCACcaagtaaagtaaaaaaaaatatatatatatatatatatatatacacacacacatatatatatatgtgtgtatacatatatatatggtgtgtatatatatacatatacatatacatatatatatatacacacatggtgTCCATATCCATTCCAATGTAGGTACCTGTACTGggttgggtggtttttttttttttttaaatcaacctgacacaaacctagacataacTGGGAAAgacttaattgagaaaattccttcgAAAGACTGGACTGCAAACAAGCCTGTGGGGTCCTGTCTTGATTAACGATTGATATAAAATCCATCGTGATGCccatcctgggcaggtggtctggAGTTTAAGAAAGCAAACCGagaaagtcagtaagcagtgctcctccattgcttctgcttcagttctgcctggagttcctgctctgactgaCCTTAGTGACAGGATGTGACCTTAGAGTCAGAAGGAAgatcaaataaacactttcctctccaTGTTGATTTTGCTCGTGGTGTTTTGTTACAACAACAGAGACCTAAAGACAGTATGTCTCTGTGACAATAAACAGATCCCAGGGAGTGGCTTTGATTCCCAGAGTACTTCCGCAGAGTGACTTGATGGGCTCAGCCCCAGCACTGAAGAAATGACCTATCCTGGTCACATCCTGgtcacaaaagagaaaacaaaagcattcCCCAGATGGGAATTTCTAAAGAGTAAGTTAGTCAGGAGTAAGAACGTGACAAACATATCCTTATGATTGAGATGTTCCTTTTAACTTAAAACAGTGAATTATTAACCCAACATCAcaaatgcttctttttaaaataacaaaaacagcagTCATGTGAGGAGAGAAACCATATTTTTAAGGAACAAAAGGAATGGTGTGAGGAAACACATATTGGTGGGAATGGAAATAAACTCAATGTATGAGTATTCTGTGGCTACTATAACAAATTTCTGTATTCTTggagccttaaaaaaaaatgtattatcagcagggcatggtggcgaacacctttaatctgaggcagaagcagctgggtctctgtgaattccaggccagcctggtctagagagctaGTTCCAGGAAGGTGGCAGGAGGGCAGTGCCCTTGGCACCGTTTGGCTCTCTGCATTTCCAGCTTCGAAAGGTTGCTGCTACTCCTTGGCTCAAAGCTCCCTTCTACCATCTTCAGAGCCAACAATACCAAATCAAGTCTTGCTCATGCTGCTTTTGACTCTGTTCTTCACTTCTTATGGTCTTTATGATTGGGCTGGAGTAAGGTTTAAAAGCAattactgctctcacagaggacacaTGTTTGGTTCCTACCACCTATGCTGGATGACTCACCGAGGCCTGTAAATCatgctccagaggatctgatatttctggcctctgctggtacctgcactcatactcaaatgcacacacacacacacaaatttaaaaataagataaatcctTTATGATCACATTGGGACCACTCGAAGGATCCAAGATAATTTCCCTATTTTAAGGCTGGTTAGTTAACTTCATTTTCACCTGAAATCTGAATATCCCCTTATTATATAAGATAACCTACTTTCAGTCTCTATGAGCAGGATATGGACATCTTTTGGCATCATTATTCTGCTTACAGTATATAACTTCCCTAGAAGTGATTCAATAATGtctctcaaaaattttaacttgGCTCAGTATTTCTGCTGCTAGGAATTTATCCTGTAGATATATTTTCACAAAGAAACCACGAAGACACATGCTGgatcattaaaatgatttttttaatgggAATGAACCAAATGTTCATTAGGTAGAGTCAAATAAAGCTGACAGATATtaaacagcattaaaaaaaatgaagcagagctATTTTAACAGTAAACAatctctaaaaagaaaataaatgcgtggtgcagaaaataaattaaatacactgccatttcaaaaagaaaatacagtgtgTATAATTATGCTTAGAGTGTTGCTGGGGCGGTGGGGAGGGTGGATCATGAGAGACTCTTAATAATATATTCCTTTGGAAAGAGCCTCAGATAGAGTAGTTGAAGGGAATCttgcttttcatttaaaaatgttagatGCTGTTAAATGCTATTTCCCCCACAATTTCCATTActgaatcaaaaagaaaacaaattaaaccaatttttaaaaaccagaaagaatagaaaagagaagcCTGAAAACATTGGGAAATTCATGAGCCCTCGCTTCTTCAACTATATATTCCATGGTACAAAAACGCCATTCAAATGTGTCTGCCATGTCTACTTCCAAGGCAGGGGATTGTGGCCTGTGGTCCCCAGATGTTTCAGGAGTCACACCCCCTGAAATAGTGGGCAACCTTTCCTGCATATTCAGATGTGCTGTTCCAGAAGAAAGCCTGCTGCCTTTTTTCAGAGTTTCAAAGGATTGttagcacatatactaaaattggaacaatacagagaagattagtATAGCCCCTGTGCAAAGATGACACACAAATTCAGGAAGcagtccattaaaaaaaaaggggggggggattgttAGTCACATCCGGTTATAGGACCACAGTTGAGTGCTTGATGGGCTAACACCCAGTTTGTTCCTGTGTGAAGTGTGTGAAGTGGAGAGGCCACCTGGGTTATCTGACAGTACCTGTTAGGAGAGAGGCCTTCTCTAGTCCATCACATTGATACCTTATTAGAGCTGGTTGTCGCTCTGAAGGCAACTATATGCCATAATCAATTATTGAAAGACCTTTGAAGCACCTATTAAAATCCATTTCTTTATGTCTGGACTCTGTGGCCTGATTTGTTAggtccctgctgtcttctctgccAGTGAACTATCCTCTGGTAAGCATGAACAACACCAGAAGGCTGAGTCGTGACAAATACAACGAGAtgctatctcctcctctttcccccataAACAAAACGAAAAGAATTGATGTTTCATTATAATTCTCTTAAAGAGAACATCAAAGCAAAGCAAGACAtctaagaaaaaattttttattgagaTGTTATTTTTTTATCACCTGTAAAGATCAAGACATATGTATTTGGGATGCATGAATTTAATTAATGTGATGCTATTGCTTTAATggtgtgaaatatttttaaaaaataacctggGGCATAACTAATAAAGGTGACtgagtataaaaaaaaaagaaaaaggaaaaggcgTGGAGGttccttcaggattgaactacagcggCTGGTTCACAAGTGGTGTCTGCCTTCCTAGAAAACTAGTCTGCAGCTGCTgggttgtatttggtgtttgccaaGAGCCTGAACTGTGGTAAATCCCTGTAGAGCTTCAGGTTGGGCAGCTGGGTAGGCCAGGTTGATGTTGGTGAACTGCCTCCACATCTGGTTTGACAAGGTCTCAAACAGGTGCTCTGCCTCCTCCCGCAGCTGGTTGGACTTGGCCCGCATATTCTGAGCGTGTCTGATGTTATTATTGCTGAACTTGGCCCAAGTTTCAGGAATGGAGACCGTTTCGTCAAACTTCTCCATGCCAtggaagaagttaatgaagttgGATGTGTTTTTTAGGTTTAAGCATCTCTCGTCAATAGACTGTGCAGAGCTCTTGTCCTCAATGTCCTGCTCTAGGGCGTGTTGAGCATCTCGATTATCTTGCATCTGGAAATCAATTCGTTTAGCTAATTTTCTCATCTGATCTTGGCAACATTTTAGTAAATCTGCTTCCCGAATAAAGTTTTTTTCCATGTTATCATGGACCAAGTCAAT from Arvicanthis niloticus isolate mArvNil1 chromosome 1, mArvNil1.pat.X, whole genome shotgun sequence carries:
- the Plpp6 gene encoding polyisoprenoid diphosphate/phosphate phosphohydrolase PLPP6, producing the protein MPSPRRTIEGRPLSSSGGSSVPGSPAHGGGGGRFEFQSLLNCRAGADPASARLRASDSPVHRRGSFPLAPGGSAQAAPAPPPEDARMNLNPSFLGIALRSLLAIDLWLSKKLGVCAGESSTWGSVRPLMKLLEISGHGIPWLLGTLYCLLRSDSWAGREVLMNLLFALLLDLLLVAVIKGLVRRRRPAHNQMDMFFTLSVDKYSFPSGHATRAALVSRFILNHLVLAIPLRVLVVLWAFVLGLSRVMLGRHNVTDVAFGFFLGYMQYSIVDYCWLSPHNVPVLFVLWNQQ